In Camelina sativa cultivar DH55 chromosome 17, Cs, whole genome shotgun sequence, the genomic stretch caaaatggAAAATCTGAAACCTGAAAACCTGAACCGAATGCCCATGTCATGCCTACTCAATTTTTGGTAGaatcttctctcctttttccCCCTCTAGTGCCACTCTCTCTTGGCACCAATACGCCTCTTAACCCTAACAACTTTCTTATGACGATGATCCGAAGGATCTTTGCCCACATTGATCGTGAAAAATATGAGCTAAATAGATACGAAACAAACTGAGCGTGTAAATGCATGGGCCATGTGCCCATGTATACAAGACAAAGCAGACATGCAAAGTTGGAAACATATGGAAGTATGAATCACCTGGATTACATTATATACTCAGACATCATAAAACATCATCATTTCTCTTTTGAAGTAAAATTTCCCCACATTTAAAGTTTCATTTAAGACAATGCTAATGAATGCAATctacttctttataaataccGAATATTTCATGCTTCTTGTTTCTATCTTCTGTTCTCctatctaacatatatatatatattttgtttttttgttattatttctatttttttttgcatattctCTTACAATCTCAATTTTGTCCCGGCCCGGACACATGGGAATGTCGAATAAGTCAGTTTCTACATTTACATTTTTCCTTGCTTTGGTTGTTGTGCATGGAATTCAGAATACAGAAGAGAGACATTTGCAAACTACTTCGTTAGAGATTGAACGAATCTATAAGAAGAAACCTGAGGCTAGGAATCCCACCATTGTGGTCACATATACACGACGTAGTGTCCTTGGAAAGGCGGTCATCTTCCACCCCACTGACTTTAGGCCTACAAGTCCCGGTAACAGCCCTGGCGTAGGACACTCTCACGGGCGACACTGATTTGATCTGTTGATCATACCATACATCAAAGTCTATATCATAATATATACTTATTAATGAACTATCGTTAGacttttcttctaattttataataaatatatatatgtatcatgtatgtatgTCTTTGGGATGTTTTGAAATCAGTTTGGCATTTCAATCTTTTTGACAGTACTATGATATAGTATGATCACTATGTATTAGTCGTGGGTTTGTTCCCCTGTGACGTATTGTAAGATTCTATAATGAATAATAAAATCGTTTtcaataaatacatatataaatggaTTGCGCTTAGTAAAGTTGTTAGTTGTAAGGCTagaaatgaaaagagaaaacataaaagaaatggtaaagtataagaaaaaaagaggggCCTAAAAGAGTAACCAAGAGTGTCTTTAAATCGCCGCTCATCCTCTTGGGTGGTGCGGTGAAGCCGGATTTGGAGCTCTCTGAGTAGTTTTGTCTCTGCTTTAGGGGCACCATGGGTAAAGAGTGGCTTGGTTTTCGATGTGGTTTGTGGTTGGGttctgctttttcttctttttatggtTCTCGATCCTTTTGACTGCCTGTGATGATCTTCGTTGTGGCTGGATTAGTTCGCTTAGTTTGTTTCATGTTAgggttttttgtttagtttaagcAAAATCTTGGCCTTCGATTGGGGAATCTGTTGGTTTGTTTGGAGTTTTGATTGTGGTGTCTGTGGATGCGGTTGGAGCGGTAATTCTGTTGGGTTTTGTGGTTGCAGAGAAGATGTTAGTAATTTCCGGATCTGGTAGATCCACGGTGCGACTCGAAGACTAATGGTTCTTCTCTGCTTGATCCTTCCCTTGTGTGGTTACCGTTCATGTTCATCTCATCGTCTTGAAGCCGTCAATTTTGTTTCACTACAAGAANGTTCTTCTCTGCTTGATCCTTCCCTTGTGTGGTTACCGTTCATGTTCATCTCATCGTCTTGAAGCCGTCAATTTTGTTTCACTACAAGAATATTGAGCTTTGATAGCATCTGAATAACGCTATCTATCAATATCATAGCGTTTTAACAAATGATATATTTGCGCCCGTCATTATAGGTCAGACACTTTAGATGACGTTTTTTTATTCTGCTATCGTATTGTAGTTATACTATAGCATTTATTCGTCTGCAattaaatattctataatagtttatttattttgttattactttttataaatgtaattttttcatttgtaatatgcaattttttatttttattccaGTACCTAATTTTAAATTCCAAAACcccaaatttaatttataaggaaaaaataataaatattattaattctaaaaatttacaagtacaataatttttgtatagATGTCGAACTTAACTTATAGCAATTGACTCTAATGACGTGAAGGAAATTGAAAACTATGGAAATGagaaaaatcataaacattTTTAGCTCCTTCTAGTTTGTTGTTGAGCTCGAGCAGCTTCTGAAGATTGTTTGAGTTTATGTTGTCATATCTCGAGTCTGCTTCAACTCAGTTTGTCTTGTTCTCGCTTGATTCACTTCCTCATGAACCTCCTTACACAACATTCCTAACTCCGAAAGATAACTACTAAAAGACTCGATCTGTAAATGTGACATCTACATAATGAAATAACACTCAATGAAAAcagaatcaataaaatcaaatagatCTAGAGATTTTACCTTGCAAGCAACAACAATTCTCAGCCTCCCTTTGAACAAGGAAATTGTTAGTGAGGAATAAAAGCAAACACTTGGTGGGTGCATTTGGACTAATATGAAGAAACTGAAACtcacaattgtttttctttaatccAAGCAAATTTTCTTTACTAACTTGATATTCTTCACTGGTCAACAAGATGAAATCAGAGACAAAACCCTTAGCTGTTAATTGTTCTTCGACGAAACccttgttttgttcttcctctcgTCTTGTTATTCTCTCAAACGAGACCAGCTGAGAAACCCTTCTTGCACAGATCTTATAATAAACCTACAAAATCAGCTAACCCAGAAACAGAACTCACCTTAATACTTGAAAATTCAGtcacaaaatcaaaccaatcgagaaaaaaaattggagaagaaATTCGCGAAGAAGGACGGAGTACTTGTTTGGAGAAGTGACCTGGTAAGATTGGTTGAATCGTGTATTTGAGAAGGAGATAGATCTACGGAATGATTGAAGTAGTGCGGATCTAGAACGcataatttagggttttgttggaTCTCGAGGCCATGGAGAGGAGATTTtttgaagaggaggaggatctgAGGAATTGGAGACGAAGGAGATTCAGATGGTGAGATCGTTGGAGTGTGTGAATCCGAGTAAACGACGCCGGATCTGAGATTTGCAGGAGTGTTTGCATCATGACTATGGCAACAAAATTCGAAGATCTGAAGCAAGATTGTTGTGCCGGGGAAGAGAACAAGAATTAATgggaagatagagagagagctgGACTTGAGAGGGTTTGTGTTGTGGTGTTTCTCATAGACTGTGTGTTGAAGGAAGAACATGAGATTGTGTATTTGTGTGTGTCGTTTTAGTTTTTaggttaaaatatttttctgaactttttttttttctttaacttggGCGgacattttaaagttttagataCAATTTCACTAAAACTTAGGCGggctataaatttttattatttatagcgTTTATCACTTTAGAAACGCTATGAAAAATCTAGACATAAGTCAATCATAGCATAAACACATAAACCGCTATACTAAAGTGCTATTAAAACTCAATATTCTTGTAGTGTTTGGCTGTGATTACGTTACCCACCCAGCCTTTGCCTTTCCTCTCACCCTTGGTCTACTCTCCCAGCCTTTGTTTTCCCAAATGGTTCGTTCCCTTTCTAAGCATGGGCTTAGTGTTGATGGAAGTTATGCTAGTCTTCTAAGTTTGCAGTTGGTTTCTTCTCATGTTTGTTGCTCGTTGTGGATGATAGCTGTCTCGAAAATTATTTGTTCTCTTTTGAGTTCAGTTTATTTGAGAGGTTAGGCTTCTCTCCTTGTCTCTGCTTTGCAGATCTGGTTAGATCTGATCACTTTTTGAAGTCTTCTACCTAGACGTGAAAGGATGCTGCAGTCATCGACGTCGCATCCGGAAGTGAGTTCGTATCTTCACTTGCCGAGTTATGAAGATTTAGGTTCTGGTTTTGAGAGATCAGCTCTCATAGTGATAGGAGGAGGTTGTTGTTATCTTTGGGATGGCCAtggcactacaagaaaacatgaaattgccGACTGCAAGTTGCGACTAAAaacacagtcgctaaatttGGCAACTGAATTGCGATTGTTTTGTTACTGAATggatactaaaataaaacagtcgcCTAGTAGACGCTAATTCGAGACTGATGCATAATGTCGCAGTGTAGTCGCCAATTTACGACTAATTTGGAGACCAGTTTGACAGTCGCTAAAAATTGCAACTAAAAAGCTACTATTTAGCGActgctttaattaatttggaCCTTAACAAAATTTGGGCCGTAACAAAACACGAAAACCCATTTCTTATTAGTTAATAGGCGCaccatataaaatgaaaaaaccctagttctaaGCTTTTCTCATTCTACTATCTCCTCCTTCTATGttctaatctcttttttttttcttctcctacTATTTTCTCATtctaatctctttttttctttctcctccttCTATGTTCCATAGTCATAAAAAATCCATTCCCTCCGACTACAAATCTGTGGTTAAGATTCGAAGTTTCTTGATGGTTTATCGCTGGATTCTCTGTTAGTAGTTTCCTCATCACCAAACTTATCACCAAACTCACGGTTGGTAAGTCCTCAGATCTActcgattttcattttttgtttgttgttgaattcctatttttcagttttagatGAAGGAttgcatgttgtttgttttgattattgttGGTGATCTCGACAGGGCATACTTCTTCACAGGGACATCTTACTATCGGATGCCATCATCAATGCTACCATCGCAGATCCGGGGCTTTGGAAGAGAGCAGCGGCGTGGAGTCCATGAACCCTAATTATTGAtggacttgttttttttgttatctaattTGGGCTTGTGTATTGTATAGGGCCCATGATTTATTGGgttgtaattgtaattttcGAAGGTCCATTATCATAAATTTGTTCTAATTCGGTTCGAATAAAccgaattagaaaaaaattcgGTTTATTTCGGAATTGATTTTAAATCTAATAACCGACCCGAATAACCTGATTATCGAATAACCCGAACCGAATTTTTATTCCGTTCAATTCGGCAGAATTTATAGAAaactgaaattttgaaaaaccgaataacccgaaccgaataacccgaaataaccgaatgcccaggactacaaaacagtaaccaaaacagtcgcaaatgagtaaccagaTCAGTCGC encodes the following:
- the LOC109130160 gene encoding uncharacterized protein LOC109130160; translation: MGMSNKSVSTFTFFLALVVVHGIQNTEERHLQTTSLEIERIYKKKPEARNPTIVVTYTRRSVLGKAVIFHPTDFRPTSPGNSPGVGHSHGRH